The following coding sequences are from one Salinicoccus sp. Bachu38 window:
- a CDS encoding ABC transporter ATP-binding protein, with the protein MVLQIDGLTGGYSKTPVIHDISFNIGHGEIVGLIGLNGAGKSTTIKHILGLLRPHSGEIRVGGMTASEDIESYRRQLAYIPETPILYEELTLKEHIQMTAMAYGIDEATAMARAERLLKIFRLDTKVDMFPTHFSKGMKQKVMLICAFLSHPDLYIIDEPFLGLDPLGIESLIELMVEEKNNGRSILMSTHILATAERYCDRFAIIDEGRLIAIGSLEALRREFDMPGATLDEVYLKITGGGIGND; encoded by the coding sequence ATGGTACTTCAAATAGATGGACTGACAGGTGGATATTCAAAGACGCCTGTAATACATGATATTTCATTCAATATCGGGCATGGGGAGATCGTCGGGCTCATCGGCCTGAACGGCGCCGGCAAAAGTACGACGATTAAGCATATCCTCGGGCTGCTGCGCCCCCATTCGGGTGAAATCAGGGTAGGGGGCATGACTGCCTCGGAGGATATCGAATCCTACCGGCGCCAGCTTGCGTATATCCCGGAAACCCCGATCCTCTATGAGGAACTGACCCTGAAGGAGCATATACAGATGACGGCGATGGCCTATGGCATCGATGAAGCCACGGCGATGGCACGTGCAGAGCGGCTCCTCAAAATATTCAGGCTCGACACGAAAGTGGATATGTTTCCGACACACTTCTCCAAAGGGATGAAGCAGAAGGTGATGCTGATTTGTGCATTCCTTTCGCATCCGGACCTCTACATCATAGACGAACCGTTTCTTGGGCTCGATCCACTCGGAATCGAGTCGCTGATCGAGCTGATGGTCGAAGAGAAGAACAATGGCCGGTCGATACTGATGAGCACCCATATACTCGCCACTGCCGAAAGGTACTGCGACCGGTTCGCCATCATCGACGAGGGGCGCCTCATTGCAATCGGCAGCCTTGAAGCGCTCCGCAGGGAATTCGATATGCCGGGGGCCACACTGGATGAAGTGTATCTCAAGATTACAGGAGGCGGCATCGGAAATGACTGA
- a CDS encoding peptidylprolyl isomerase, which yields MKKRLAPIVVGLGLIGLAGCSDDSSSENATGGENGETEYGDVLATSDAGEVTTDDILNELGTDNIANRTFQLTLDSILQDKYSDEVDREAIESQIDEEIESMGGEEQFAMVLQQQQPGMTVEQYKEQRINNAYHDKFFAEKFEVTDEEAKDTVREASHILVEVSEEEDGLSDEEAQEKAESLHQEIEDGADFGELAAEESDDTGSAENNGELGYVQRGQMVEPFENALFELEQGEVSDVVESDFGYHIIKRHEEENIDEELDTIKRQVVSQKIQENQDQVLGFYNDLLEEYNVEFENEEIRTYIEETYLNAGSEESAEESTEESTEESAEESTEEPAE from the coding sequence ATGAAAAAGAGATTAGCGCCAATTGTGGTTGGCTTGGGCCTCATAGGGCTTGCTGGATGTTCAGATGACAGCAGTAGCGAAAACGCCACGGGGGGCGAAAACGGTGAAACGGAATACGGTGACGTGCTCGCAACAAGCGATGCGGGAGAAGTCACTACTGATGATATACTTAACGAACTCGGTACCGATAATATCGCAAACCGCACTTTCCAGCTGACTCTGGACTCCATACTGCAGGATAAATACAGTGACGAGGTCGACCGCGAAGCGATCGAATCCCAGATCGACGAAGAGATTGAAAGCATGGGCGGAGAGGAACAGTTCGCCATGGTGCTCCAGCAGCAGCAGCCGGGCATGACGGTGGAACAGTATAAGGAGCAGCGCATCAACAATGCCTATCATGATAAGTTCTTTGCTGAGAAATTCGAAGTGACTGATGAAGAAGCGAAAGACACTGTACGTGAAGCTTCACATATACTCGTTGAAGTCTCCGAAGAAGAGGATGGCCTGAGTGATGAGGAAGCGCAGGAGAAAGCTGAATCCCTCCATCAGGAAATCGAAGATGGTGCTGACTTCGGCGAATTGGCCGCCGAAGAATCCGACGATACAGGCAGTGCGGAAAACAATGGTGAACTCGGCTACGTCCAGCGTGGACAGATGGTCGAACCATTCGAAAATGCCCTTTTCGAACTTGAACAGGGAGAAGTATCCGATGTAGTCGAATCCGATTTCGGCTACCACATCATCAAAAGACACGAAGAAGAGAACATTGACGAAGAGCTGGATACCATCAAACGCCAGGTCGTAAGCCAGAAGATCCAGGAAAACCAGGATCAGGTGCTCGGGTTCTATAATGATCTTCTCGAGGAATACAATGTCGAGTTTGAAAATGAAGAAATCCGTACCTACATTGAAGAAACATATCTGAATGCCGGTTCCGAGGAATCTGCAGAGGAGTCCACTGAGGAATCTACTGAAGAATCCGCAGAGGAATCCACTGAAGAACCAGCTGAATAG
- a CDS encoding YtxH domain-containing protein produces MKFKNIAIGFLVGVTGGSLISLMNAPKSGSELQSSLKSGSGDMKSQMDQLKIEANEVKSSFLKTKHESQEVFKTLGDEVKTMISNYKADINPNIEHIQENVENIQNRVEEVQNTFTKDK; encoded by the coding sequence ATGAAATTCAAAAATATTGCAATCGGTTTTCTCGTTGGTGTGACGGGAGGCTCACTGATATCACTGATGAATGCACCGAAATCCGGAAGTGAACTGCAGTCTTCATTGAAATCCGGTTCGGGGGATATGAAATCGCAGATGGATCAGCTCAAGATAGAAGCCAATGAAGTGAAATCCTCCTTCCTGAAGACAAAACACGAATCCCAGGAAGTGTTCAAGACGCTGGGTGATGAAGTCAAGACGATGATCAGCAACTACAAGGCCGATATCAACCCCAATATTGAACATATCCAGGAAAATGTGGAAAACATCCAGAACAGGGTTGAAGAAGTTCAGAATACTTTCACAAAAGACAAGTAA
- the yhaM gene encoding 3'-5' exoribonuclease YhaM, whose amino-acid sequence MNNISKLKPGDSVESFYLIKRSQQGVTSQGKPYMTLFLQDRTGEIEAKLWTVSKEDMEVLKPETLIKVKGDVIDYRNKKQMKIAAFRTATEADDLNAKDFVEKAPIDEDTLYESIMDYVIKIENGSLQRIVRQLLNKYKKEFLSFPAAMTNHHDFVSGLAYHVHYMLRTAEALCDIYPSLNRSLLYSSIILHDIGKVKELSGPVGTTYTVEGNLIGHIVIASEEITRVAQDLNIDGEEVMLLKHMILSHHGKLEYGSPKPPMLKEAEILHFIDNIDARMMMMDKHTGKADKGEFTERIFPLEGRFFYRPESLD is encoded by the coding sequence TTGAATAACATATCCAAACTGAAACCCGGAGATTCGGTGGAATCCTTCTACCTGATAAAAAGAAGCCAGCAAGGTGTCACATCCCAGGGCAAACCTTATATGACCCTGTTCCTTCAGGACCGCACGGGAGAGATTGAAGCCAAGCTCTGGACTGTATCGAAAGAAGATATGGAAGTCCTCAAACCCGAAACGCTCATCAAGGTCAAAGGGGATGTCATCGACTACCGCAACAAGAAGCAGATGAAAATTGCCGCATTCAGAACCGCAACCGAAGCGGATGATCTGAATGCCAAGGATTTTGTGGAAAAGGCACCGATCGATGAAGATACATTGTACGAGAGCATCATGGACTATGTCATCAAGATCGAGAATGGCAGCCTGCAGCGCATCGTACGCCAGCTGCTGAACAAGTACAAGAAGGAATTTCTAAGCTTCCCGGCAGCAATGACGAACCACCACGACTTCGTTTCGGGACTGGCGTATCATGTACACTATATGCTGAGGACGGCAGAGGCACTATGCGACATCTATCCGTCGCTGAACCGCAGCCTGCTCTACAGCAGCATCATCCTCCATGACATCGGGAAGGTGAAGGAGCTGTCCGGTCCGGTGGGGACCACCTATACGGTGGAAGGAAATCTGATCGGGCACATCGTGATCGCCAGCGAAGAGATCACCCGGGTCGCCCAGGACCTGAACATCGATGGCGAGGAGGTCATGCTGCTCAAGCACATGATACTGAGCCATCATGGAAAGCTCGAATACGGTTCACCGAAACCGCCGATGCTGAAGGAAGCTGAAATCCTCCATTTCATCGACAATATCGATGCGCGCATGATGATGATGGACAAGCATACCGGAAAGGCGGATAAGGGAGAGTTTACAGAGCGGATCTTCCCGCTTGAGGGGCGCTTCTTCTACCGTCCGGAATCATTGGATTAA
- a CDS encoding HIT family protein, with amino-acid sequence MSKTIFEQIAEGDIPANIVYEDDVCIAFMDAFPLSKGHTLVVPRKPIENIYDLDEETGAHLIKVVTKVANAIKDAFSPEGLNVVQNNGAFASQSVYHIHFHLIPRYKEEYDGFGYKWEQDEKKRSDEEKTEIENAIRDRLDA; translated from the coding sequence ATGAGTAAAACTATTTTTGAACAGATTGCAGAAGGTGACATTCCGGCGAATATCGTCTATGAAGATGATGTCTGCATTGCATTCATGGACGCTTTCCCCCTCTCCAAAGGGCACACGCTTGTCGTGCCAAGGAAGCCGATCGAAAACATCTATGATCTCGATGAGGAAACAGGCGCCCATCTCATCAAAGTCGTTACAAAAGTTGCCAATGCCATTAAAGATGCCTTCTCGCCGGAGGGGCTGAATGTTGTACAGAATAACGGAGCCTTCGCCTCCCAGTCCGTATACCACATCCATTTCCACCTCATCCCCCGCTACAAGGAAGAGTATGATGGCTTCGGCTACAAGTGGGAGCAGGACGAGAAGAAACGGTCGGACGAAGAAAAAACGGAAATTGAAAATGCCATCCGTGACCGTCTGGATGCATAA